The Tenebrio molitor chromosome 3, icTenMoli1.1, whole genome shotgun sequence genome contains a region encoding:
- the LOC138126640 gene encoding FAD synthase-like, whose protein sequence is MALATRSKFTRVPYYLRNMSSGQAKTAGILVIGDELLKGEVVDTNGPHITKELHNLGVKVKKISIIGDEVDEISDEIKTFSKSYSYVITTGGIGPTHDDVTFEAVAKAFSVPLALNPQLRRLCEKFYKTTDVNHPGMKLAMVPETAKLIFSDESNYPNVSVNNVYLFPGIPELFLRSFKALSAKLFKSGDTTFYTKVIYVNLTEDKIAEELGRLASEFPDVQVGSYPKLFHELYKVKITMESTNEKSATDACDRLLGKFPKSAIVHLDH, encoded by the exons ATGGCTTTAGCCACCCGTTCCAAATTCACCAGAGTTCCATATTATCTAAGAAACATGTCTTCAGGACAAGCAAAAACCGCCGGAATTTTAG TGATAGGAGACGAGCTGTTGAAAGGGGAAGTGGTTGATACCAACGGGCCCCACATTACCAAAGAATTACACAACCTGGGCGTCAAAGTAAAGAAG ATTTCCATTATAGGTGACGAAGTCGACGAGATAAGCGACGAAATCAAGACGTTCTCGAAATCGTACAGTTATGTCATCACGACCGGAGGGATCGGCCCCACACACGACGACGTGACTTTTGAAG CCGTCGCCAAAGCCTTCTCCGTCCCCTTGGCTCTCAACCCGCAACTGCGCCGCCTCTGCGAGAAATTCTACAAAACTACCGACGTAAACCACCCCGGTATGAAACTGGCGATG GTGCCAGAAACAGCAAAGCTGATTTTTTCCGACGAGTCAAACTATCCAAATGTCTCAGTGAACAACGTCTACTTGTTCCCAGGAATCCCTGAACTCTTTCTGAGGTCGTTCAAGGCCCTGAGCGCCAAACTGTTCAAGTCTGGGGACACGACTTTTTACACCAAGGTCATCTATGTGAACCTCACTGAAGACAAAATCGCTGAAGAGTTGGGTCGATTGGCGTCTGAATTTCCCGACGTTCAAGTCGGATCTTACCCCAAACTCTTCCACGA GTTGTACAAAGTGAAGATCACAATGGAGTCTACTAATGAGAAATCTGCAACAGACGCGTGTGACAGACTGCTCGGGAAGTTCCCTAAAAGCGCGATCGTCCACTTAGACCACTAA